The Lineus longissimus unplaced genomic scaffold, tnLinLong1.2, whole genome shotgun sequence genome has a window encoding:
- the LOC135503545 gene encoding uncharacterized protein LOC135503545 isoform X2, whose amino-acid sequence MRVTLLCSPNMNDGTDCEVEVFGGRKKKISPIKLPASASLWKDDTWWADGDVLMGSPLDLLRIKYDSEFIDNHIGADDEDDYKSIFEMANVKIDQDLEEKINKKQEEMTKWLPEKFNIENLDFEDTEKLKLSMSFLIYIMDKSNMDQQGYWIYHGCMAYLKRLKSIFEMCLAQPPAKPDEQTFTWLFCTFTQMLSIDLPSGGCMPRSLRVCGNDVKSIPDLRMLKVEDMKLKGCYEISVVTVKKRTVSVVKDQEEQSDAAGDNLIKRRRLDKLKNTFSSDLRGQHAAELLVELPFSAVKGYNNDNLIFGLVIQATKVSLTCLRMKKEHLQELLEETSEVSPSHKANIFYTRPYDMLCAEDRKHLVYILTTLAKLAGHII is encoded by the exons ATGAGGGTTACCTTGCTGTGTTCACCAAACATGAATGATGGTACAGATTGCGAAGTTGAAGTGTTCGGTgggagaaagaagaaaataagtCCAATAAAACTGCCAGCATCGGCCAGTTTATGGAAGGATGATACTTGGTGGGCTGATGGGGACGTGCTTATGGGGTCTCCTCTGGATTTATTGCGCATAAAATACGATAGTGAATTCATTGACAATCACATTGGCGCTGACGACGAGGATGACTATAAGAGTATATTCGAAATGGCCAATGTGAAGATCGACCAAGACCTGGaagaaaaaattaacaaaaaacaGGAAGAAATGACTAAATGGTTACCCGAGAAGTTCAACATCGAAAATCTGGACTTCGAAGACacagaaaaattgaaattaagcaTGAGCTTCCTAATATATATAATGGATAAAAG CAACATGGATCAACAAGGGTACTGGATATATCATGGATGTATGGCATACCTTAAAAGACtgaaaagtatctttgaaatgtGTTTAGCCCAACCACCTGCAAAACCTGATGAACAGACCTTCACTTGGCTTttctgtacatttacacagATGCTATCAATTGATTTGCC TTCCGGTGGATGTATGCCCCGTTCCTTGAGGGTGTGTGGTAATGATGTGAAATCTATCCCTGATTTGCGTATGCTGAAAGTTGAAGACATGAAACTGAAGGGATGTTATGAAATCTCTGTCGTCACT GTGAAAAAACGCACTGTGAGTGTAGTGAAAGATCAGGAAGAACAATCTGATGCAGCAGGAGATAACTTGATAAAGCGACGTCGTCTTGACAaactgaaaaacacattttcaagtGATCTTCGTGGACAGCATGCTGCCGAGTTATTAGTTGAGCTTCCATTTTCAGCTGTGAAAGGTTATAACAACGACAACCTTATCTTTGGTTTGGTCATCCAGGCAACAAAG GTCAGTCTTACTTGTCTAAGGATGAAGAAAGAGCACCTGCAAGAGCTGCTTGAGGAGACAAGTGAAGTAAGTCCTTCACACAAGGCGAACATTTTTTACACTAGGCCGTATGATATGTTATGTGCAGAGGATCGAAAGCACTTGGTTTACATTTTGACAACTTTGGCTAAGCTTGCTGGTCATATTATATGA
- the LOC135503545 gene encoding uncharacterized protein LOC135503545 isoform X1, which translates to MRVTLLCSPNMNDGTDCEVEVFGGRKKKISPIKLPASASLWKDDTWWADGDVLMGSPLDLLRIKYDSEFIDNHIGADDEDDYKSIFEMANVKIDQDLEEKINKKQEEMTKWLPEKFNIENLDFEDTEKLKLSMSFLIYIMDKSNMDQQGYWIYHGCMAYLKRLKSIFEMCLAQPPAKPDEQTFTWLFCTFTQMLSIDLPSGGCMPRSLRVCGNDVKSIPDLRMLKVEDMKLKGCYEISVVTVGEVKKRTVSVVKDQEEQSDAAGDNLIKRRRLDKLKNTFSSDLRGQHAAELLVELPFSAVKGYNNDNLIFGLVIQATKVSLTCLRMKKEHLQELLEETSEVSPSHKANIFYTRPYDMLCAEDRKHLVYILTTLAKLAGHII; encoded by the exons ATGAGGGTTACCTTGCTGTGTTCACCAAACATGAATGATGGTACAGATTGCGAAGTTGAAGTGTTCGGTgggagaaagaagaaaataagtCCAATAAAACTGCCAGCATCGGCCAGTTTATGGAAGGATGATACTTGGTGGGCTGATGGGGACGTGCTTATGGGGTCTCCTCTGGATTTATTGCGCATAAAATACGATAGTGAATTCATTGACAATCACATTGGCGCTGACGACGAGGATGACTATAAGAGTATATTCGAAATGGCCAATGTGAAGATCGACCAAGACCTGGaagaaaaaattaacaaaaaacaGGAAGAAATGACTAAATGGTTACCCGAGAAGTTCAACATCGAAAATCTGGACTTCGAAGACacagaaaaattgaaattaagcaTGAGCTTCCTAATATATATAATGGATAAAAG CAACATGGATCAACAAGGGTACTGGATATATCATGGATGTATGGCATACCTTAAAAGACtgaaaagtatctttgaaatgtGTTTAGCCCAACCACCTGCAAAACCTGATGAACAGACCTTCACTTGGCTTttctgtacatttacacagATGCTATCAATTGATTTGCC TTCCGGTGGATGTATGCCCCGTTCCTTGAGGGTGTGTGGTAATGATGTGAAATCTATCCCTGATTTGCGTATGCTGAAAGTTGAAGACATGAAACTGAAGGGATGTTATGAAATCTCTGTCGTCACTGTTGGTGAg GTGAAAAAACGCACTGTGAGTGTAGTGAAAGATCAGGAAGAACAATCTGATGCAGCAGGAGATAACTTGATAAAGCGACGTCGTCTTGACAaactgaaaaacacattttcaagtGATCTTCGTGGACAGCATGCTGCCGAGTTATTAGTTGAGCTTCCATTTTCAGCTGTGAAAGGTTATAACAACGACAACCTTATCTTTGGTTTGGTCATCCAGGCAACAAAG GTCAGTCTTACTTGTCTAAGGATGAAGAAAGAGCACCTGCAAGAGCTGCTTGAGGAGACAAGTGAAGTAAGTCCTTCACACAAGGCGAACATTTTTTACACTAGGCCGTATGATATGTTATGTGCAGAGGATCGAAAGCACTTGGTTTACATTTTGACAACTTTGGCTAAGCTTGCTGGTCATATTATATGA